In the Bacteroidota bacterium genome, one interval contains:
- a CDS encoding glycosyltransferase family 9 protein — MPEAMLYHADCRHFRGDIPCAPNKREGVHCEGCAYYDPVSENVLIIKLGAAGDVLRTTPLLHPLKLEHPNARIWWLTQSPELVPGSHVDRILKWSTESLQTLDGIHFARLINLDKDAHACALATRLTADRKEGFINGSFAQAMPANDRAVPKFLTGLFDDVSLANRKDYFTELFEICGYRYNGETYLLDAVAPISFPDLDLSLPLIGLNTGAGARWTSRLWSTDQWIELVELILASGKGVLLLGGPDEDERNRAIHKATRGGAQYIGYYHLREFIALMDHCELVVTGVTMGMHIALALRKKTVLINNIFNPFEFSDLFGLGEIVQPDKRCMCYFRGQCVNPDYFCLDHLPANKIHAAIERVSSGRFKQASLDTPGLILSKFAA, encoded by the coding sequence ATGCCTGAGGCCATGCTGTATCATGCAGATTGCCGCCACTTTCGCGGTGATATTCCGTGTGCTCCCAATAAACGAGAGGGAGTGCACTGCGAAGGATGCGCTTACTATGATCCGGTCAGTGAGAACGTCCTGATCATCAAGCTTGGCGCGGCTGGCGATGTGCTTCGTACAACTCCGTTGTTGCATCCTCTGAAGTTGGAGCACCCGAATGCTCGGATTTGGTGGCTGACTCAATCGCCCGAGCTCGTCCCGGGAAGTCACGTCGATCGCATTCTAAAATGGAGCACAGAGAGCCTTCAAACGCTCGATGGAATTCATTTTGCACGGCTCATTAATCTCGACAAAGATGCCCATGCGTGCGCCTTAGCCACACGACTAACAGCCGATCGCAAGGAAGGCTTTATTAATGGCAGTTTTGCGCAGGCCATGCCGGCAAATGACCGTGCCGTACCCAAGTTTCTAACCGGACTGTTCGATGATGTCAGCCTTGCCAACCGCAAGGACTACTTCACCGAATTGTTCGAGATTTGCGGCTATCGATACAACGGGGAGACCTATCTTCTCGATGCCGTAGCACCAATTTCATTTCCTGATCTCGATCTGTCATTGCCACTCATCGGGCTTAATACCGGTGCCGGCGCGCGTTGGACATCCCGACTCTGGTCTACGGACCAATGGATCGAGCTTGTCGAGTTAATCTTGGCTTCAGGCAAGGGCGTTCTGCTATTGGGCGGTCCCGATGAGGACGAACGAAATCGTGCGATCCACAAGGCAACTCGTGGAGGTGCGCAATACATTGGGTATTACCATTTGCGGGAATTCATCGCATTGATGGACCACTGCGAACTGGTCGTTACCGGCGTGACAATGGGGATGCACATCGCGTTAGCGCTTCGAAAAAAGACTGTCCTCATCAACAATATTTTCAATCCCTTCGAGTTTAGCGATCTGTTTGGCCTGGGCGAGATCGTGCAGCCGGATAAGCGGTGCATGTGCTATTTTCGCGGTCAGTGTGTCAATCCCGATTACTTCTGCCTCGATCATCTGCCCGCCAACAAGATACACGCGGCGATTGAGCGTGTCTCGTCCGGTCGGTTCAAGCAAGCGTCCCTGGATACTCCGGGGCTGATCCTTTCGAAGTTCGCTGCGTAA
- the ffh gene encoding signal recognition particle protein produces the protein MFESLSSRFDELYKKIRGQARLSEGNVAEISRDIRRALLDADVNYKVAKKFVDDVQAKALGAEVLRSVNPEQQFIKILYDELVMMMGESTQEIKFSTDFPTVIMICGLQGSGKTTFTAKLGNLLKGKNRKPLLIAADIYRPAAIEQLKLLGAQIDVPVFTIDGEKNAVKIAEQGVRYARENAYETVIIDTAGRLSIDEVMMQEVADIKSRVKPHEILFVCDAMTGQDAVTTAKTFHDKLKFDGIVLTKLDGDARGGAALSIRSVVEEPIKFVSTGEKLDAIETFHPDRMASRILGMGDVVSLVERAEAQVSAEEAAKVEEKLRKNEFTFDDFLVQLQHIKKMGSLKEILGMIPGVNAAALAEANIDEKSFARVEAIVHSMTKEERHWPHILSGPRRARIALGSGTSVQEVNRLVKQFADMQKMMKKLSRGKMSKQVRELAGMKLPE, from the coding sequence ATGTTTGAATCCCTCAGTTCACGCTTCGACGAACTCTACAAGAAAATCCGTGGCCAGGCACGCCTGAGCGAAGGAAATGTCGCGGAAATCTCCCGCGATATTCGTCGCGCGCTGCTCGACGCCGACGTGAATTACAAGGTCGCGAAGAAATTCGTCGATGACGTACAGGCCAAAGCGCTCGGCGCGGAGGTCTTGCGCTCGGTCAACCCCGAACAGCAGTTCATCAAGATCCTCTACGATGAGCTGGTGATGATGATGGGTGAGAGCACGCAGGAGATCAAGTTCTCTACGGACTTCCCGACCGTAATCATGATTTGCGGTCTGCAGGGCTCGGGCAAAACGACATTCACGGCGAAGCTCGGAAATCTCCTCAAAGGCAAAAACCGCAAGCCGCTTCTCATCGCTGCCGACATCTACCGTCCGGCCGCTATCGAGCAATTGAAATTACTCGGGGCACAGATTGATGTGCCAGTCTTTACGATCGATGGTGAAAAGAACGCCGTCAAGATCGCGGAGCAAGGAGTTCGATATGCGCGAGAGAACGCATACGAGACGGTCATCATCGATACGGCAGGACGGCTCTCGATCGATGAGGTGATGATGCAGGAGGTCGCCGACATTAAGTCGCGCGTCAAGCCGCACGAGATCCTGTTCGTATGCGATGCGATGACTGGTCAGGATGCCGTCACGACCGCAAAGACATTCCACGACAAGCTGAAATTCGATGGCATCGTACTGACCAAGCTCGATGGCGATGCTCGTGGGGGAGCGGCGCTTTCGATTCGCTCCGTCGTCGAAGAGCCGATCAAGTTTGTATCCACCGGTGAGAAGCTCGATGCGATCGAGACATTCCACCCGGACCGCATGGCTTCGCGCATTCTCGGCATGGGCGATGTCGTCTCGCTGGTCGAGCGCGCCGAAGCGCAGGTCTCTGCCGAGGAAGCCGCCAAGGTTGAGGAGAAGCTCCGCAAAAACGAGTTCACATTCGATGATTTCTTGGTGCAGCTTCAGCACATCAAGAAGATGGGCTCGCTCAAGGAAATCCTGGGGATGATTCCCGGCGTGAATGCCGCTGCGCTCGCCGAAGCCAACATCGACGAGAAATCATTTGCGCGCGTCGAAGCCATTGTTCACTCGATGACGAAAGAGGAGCGCCACTGGCCGCATATTCTCAGCGGACCCCGCCGCGCGCGCATTGCACTCGGCAGTGGGACGAGTGTGCAAGAGGTCAACCGGCTGGTCAAGCAGTTTGCCGATATGCAGAAGATGATGAAGAAACTCTCGCGAGGGAAGATGTCGAAGCAAGTGCGGGAGCTCGCCGGTATGAAATTGCCCGAATAG
- a CDS encoding GxxExxY protein — MASYIDPTYVDSELTGRIIGCAMRVHAALGNGFQEVVYQRSLGIEMRDEGLAFSREHEMPIYFKGERVGTRRVDFLVEQRISVELKALIELQDVHLAQAINYLEAYNIKTGLLINFGARSLQFHRLSNAKYKPRVRTEIAAVEHPMQGEAKQ, encoded by the coding sequence ATGGCATCCTACATTGATCCTACGTATGTCGATAGCGAACTCACTGGCCGCATCATCGGATGTGCGATGCGGGTTCACGCAGCGCTCGGCAATGGATTTCAGGAAGTCGTGTACCAACGGTCGCTCGGCATCGAGATGCGTGATGAAGGACTCGCGTTCTCCCGCGAGCACGAGATGCCTATCTATTTTAAGGGAGAGCGCGTTGGAACGCGTCGAGTTGATTTTCTCGTGGAGCAACGCATCTCCGTGGAATTGAAAGCGCTGATCGAGTTGCAGGATGTGCATTTGGCGCAAGCGATCAACTATTTAGAAGCATACAATATCAAGACTGGACTGCTCATCAATTTCGGAGCCCGCAGCCTGCAGTTTCACCGGCTGAGTAACGCGAAGTACAAACCACGTGTCCGAACTGAGATTGCTGCTGTTGAGCACCCGATGCAGGGAGAAGCAAAGCAGTAA
- a CDS encoding TaqI-like C-terminal specificity domain-containing protein, translated as MIDPTLTPFEDAFLKVGELARQFEEHETEYLSPKYQESEVRTDFIDKFFSALGWDVRHERQTNPREQEVKVEKNPDSNSSGRRADYAFHLKPNYRDTVFFVEAKKPSVSVGNPDSYFQIVRYGRSAKTPVGVLTDFQEFHIVDCRYEPNIDKSFPSAQIKTFNYKDFLDRERFGDFYWLFSREAIEAGKLKGFALELPKQRGKGAAKLTQEEARPTDDKFLDTLEEYRLKLAKAFKKADESLDAESLTEATQKVIDRLVFIRFLEDRNIESDYIVDQIAAKKGGSWKSFIAWSKELDVKYNGVVFKPHDVDKPTFHAPDEKVFAEICSEISHHNSKYLFSYIPVELLGSIYERFLGKVVTVTAKRASIDYKPEVRKAGGVYYTPKYIVDYIVENTVGKILNPARVDGSAASVKSSEAALPSTQAGIGLTPKEVSKLRFADIACGSGSFLIAVYDRVLHHVESWYNQHPDEAKKAGCIQIDKGVYALSLKQKQQILLDNIYGVDIDPQAVEVAQLSLFLKFLESESGAGASQLSFERTKILPDLSKNIVCGNSLVEYDIETLFPLSDEEKKRINPFSFESSFRDVMRHGGFDAIVGNPPYRMLQPHNTSNEMLAYLRSRFFAADFKVDFFHLFLQRATLLLKNRGKLGYIIPSSILNNVYVEKLRKWLIEHSLLDIVAVHRESVFAGADVHTAVLVLGREQEGMSNGDNVIRVTIGGNDDFLNRTEIYEPIAQHRFGEFSGAVWNVLLNEGNAPLIQKMEAKSTRLGTKAKINRGLITGDRAKYFSEEKKSDKFVPILAGTDVNRYYIHPSTEYVLFQRPKTSGGCWDPEVHFAPHKLLIRQIGIRPTASLLEVPTAVTGNIFTVMTEDENEEKYILAILNSNLVRYYWQTMFADFKSSFPQVTIFSLAQVPIRSIATDDSENTSLRIRLVSLVDQMLATKKLATASRRDSEREQLQRKCDYLDGEIDKLVYQLYGLTEEEIRIVEGEVK; from the coding sequence ATGATTGATCCTACCTTGACTCCGTTCGAAGACGCATTCCTAAAAGTCGGTGAGCTCGCCCGCCAGTTCGAAGAGCATGAGACCGAATACCTCTCGCCCAAATATCAGGAGTCTGAGGTCCGCACCGATTTCATCGACAAGTTCTTCTCCGCGCTCGGGTGGGACGTGCGGCACGAGCGGCAGACGAACCCGCGCGAGCAAGAGGTCAAAGTCGAGAAGAATCCCGACAGCAACTCATCCGGACGCCGGGCGGATTATGCGTTTCATCTCAAGCCGAACTATCGGGATACGGTATTTTTCGTTGAAGCGAAGAAGCCATCCGTATCCGTTGGCAATCCCGATTCCTATTTTCAGATCGTCCGATATGGACGAAGCGCAAAGACGCCCGTGGGCGTGCTGACCGATTTTCAGGAATTCCATATTGTCGATTGCCGGTATGAGCCGAACATCGATAAAAGCTTTCCTTCGGCGCAGATAAAGACCTTCAACTACAAGGACTTTCTCGACCGCGAACGGTTCGGAGACTTCTACTGGCTCTTCTCCCGCGAAGCGATCGAAGCAGGCAAGTTGAAGGGGTTTGCTTTGGAGTTGCCGAAGCAGCGCGGCAAAGGTGCAGCGAAACTCACACAGGAAGAAGCCCGACCCACCGACGACAAATTCCTCGACACGCTCGAAGAGTACCGTTTGAAGCTCGCAAAGGCGTTCAAGAAGGCGGACGAATCGCTCGATGCCGAATCGCTCACCGAGGCGACGCAAAAAGTTATCGACCGCCTCGTCTTCATCCGATTCCTCGAAGATCGTAATATCGAGTCGGACTACATCGTCGATCAGATAGCGGCGAAGAAAGGCGGATCGTGGAAGTCATTTATCGCGTGGAGCAAAGAACTCGACGTCAAGTACAACGGTGTCGTCTTCAAGCCGCATGATGTCGATAAGCCGACGTTCCACGCGCCGGATGAAAAAGTCTTCGCAGAGATTTGCAGCGAAATCTCGCACCACAATTCGAAGTACCTGTTCAGTTACATCCCGGTCGAACTACTCGGTTCGATTTACGAGCGGTTCTTGGGCAAGGTCGTCACCGTAACGGCCAAGCGTGCATCGATTGATTACAAACCCGAAGTCCGCAAAGCCGGCGGCGTCTATTACACGCCGAAGTATATTGTTGATTACATTGTCGAGAATACCGTCGGGAAAATCCTCAATCCCGCCCGTGTGGACGGAAGCGCTGCTTCCGTCAAGAGCTCGGAAGCAGCGCTTCCGAGCACACAGGCGGGAATCGGGCTGACCCCGAAGGAAGTCTCCAAACTCCGCTTTGCCGACATCGCTTGCGGCTCCGGCTCCTTCCTCATTGCCGTGTATGATCGGGTATTGCACCACGTCGAGTCGTGGTACAACCAGCATCCCGACGAAGCAAAGAAAGCCGGGTGCATCCAGATCGACAAAGGCGTCTATGCGCTCTCGCTCAAACAGAAGCAGCAGATTTTGCTCGATAATATCTATGGCGTCGATATCGACCCGCAGGCCGTCGAGGTCGCGCAGCTCTCGCTCTTCCTGAAATTTCTGGAGTCCGAGTCCGGCGCCGGTGCAAGCCAGCTCTCCTTCGAACGGACCAAAATTCTCCCCGATCTTTCTAAGAATATCGTCTGCGGCAACTCGCTTGTCGAGTATGACATCGAGACTCTGTTCCCTCTATCGGACGAAGAAAAGAAGCGGATCAACCCTTTTAGTTTTGAGAGTTCATTCCGTGACGTCATGCGCCATGGCGGTTTCGATGCAATCGTTGGGAATCCGCCATATAGGATGTTGCAGCCTCATAACACATCGAATGAGATGCTTGCATACCTTCGTTCGAGATTCTTTGCCGCTGATTTCAAAGTAGATTTCTTTCACCTTTTTCTTCAGCGAGCAACGCTTCTGCTCAAAAACAGAGGAAAGCTCGGCTACATCATTCCTTCGAGCATTTTGAATAATGTCTATGTCGAGAAATTGCGCAAGTGGCTCATTGAGCATTCGCTTCTGGATATTGTCGCTGTGCATCGCGAGTCAGTATTTGCCGGAGCCGATGTTCACACTGCGGTATTAGTTCTTGGCCGAGAGCAAGAAGGCATGTCGAATGGGGACAATGTCATTCGTGTCACAATAGGAGGCAACGATGACTTCCTCAATCGAACGGAGATCTATGAGCCAATCGCACAGCACCGGTTCGGTGAGTTTAGTGGCGCTGTCTGGAACGTCCTGTTGAATGAAGGGAATGCTCCGCTAATTCAAAAGATGGAGGCGAAGAGCACAAGACTTGGGACTAAGGCAAAGATAAATCGGGGTCTCATCACGGGTGATAGAGCTAAGTATTTCTCAGAAGAAAAGAAGAGTGACAAGTTCGTGCCCATTCTCGCTGGCACCGATGTAAATCGCTATTACATTCATCCATCAACCGAGTATGTCCTTTTCCAGCGACCAAAGACCTCCGGCGGTTGCTGGGATCCTGAAGTTCACTTTGCTCCGCACAAGCTTTTGATTCGACAGATCGGGATTAGACCGACGGCATCATTGCTTGAAGTGCCGACAGCGGTTACAGGCAACATCTTCACCGTCATGACAGAAGATGAGAACGAGGAGAAGTACATTCTCGCAATTCTCAATTCGAATCTTGTCAGATACTATTGGCAGACGATGTTTGCCGACTTCAAAAGCTCATTTCCACAAGTCACGATTTTCAGCCTCGCGCAGGTTCCGATTCGCAGCATTGCCACAGACGACTCCGAGAATACCTCGCTACGTATTCGACTCGTGTCTCTCGTCGATCAAATGCTCGCGACGAAGAAGCTCGCCACGGCAAGCCGCCGCGACAGCGAGCGCGAGCAGCTTCAGCGTAAGTGCGATTACTTAGACGGGGAGATTGATAAGCTGGTGTATCAGCTTTACGGGCTGACGGAGGAGGAGATTAGAATTGTGGAGGGGGAAGTGAAATGA